A region of Roseobacter litoralis Och 149 DNA encodes the following proteins:
- a CDS encoding Do family serine endopeptidase: MTSKTVSMPHRVPAQTRFRFLVIAILAMAFALVAPVTVLAQPASLAPLAEKISPSVVNITTSTTVSRRTGPQGIVPEGSPFEDFFRDRNNGPEGAPRRSSALGSGFVISEDGYVVTNNHVIEGADEILIEFFDGGELVAEVMGTDPNTDIALLKVETNEPLPFVSFGDSDSSRVGDWVIAMGNPLGQGFSVSAGIVSARNRELSGRYDDYIQTDAAINRGNSGGPLFNMDGEVIGVNTAILSPTGGSIGLGFSMASNVVTRVVDQLQEFGETRRGWLGVQIQDVTEDMAEAMGLASTDGAAVNGVLEGPALDAGIEIGDVIISFDGRDVEDTRGLVRQVGNTPVGEAVRVVVRRGDETKTLLVTLGRREEAEGATPAVAQAPQEDAPTSAEMMGLTLMVLTDELREQLGAKPETEGLAVMEVDEASEAFEKGLRSGDVITEAGQKKVTSIADLETRVEEAKDAGRKSLLLLVRRAGDPRFVALSLAE, encoded by the coding sequence ATGACATCCAAGACGGTATCCATGCCACATAGAGTTCCGGCGCAGACGCGGTTTCGGTTTTTGGTGATCGCTATTTTGGCGATGGCATTCGCCCTTGTTGCACCCGTTACAGTGCTGGCACAGCCTGCAAGCCTAGCGCCGCTGGCTGAAAAAATCAGCCCATCGGTGGTCAATATCACGACCTCTACCACGGTATCACGTCGGACCGGACCGCAAGGTATAGTGCCGGAAGGCTCGCCCTTTGAGGATTTTTTCAGGGACCGTAACAATGGGCCCGAAGGCGCACCGCGCCGGTCGTCCGCGCTGGGGTCCGGTTTTGTCATCTCTGAAGATGGTTACGTTGTCACCAACAACCACGTGATTGAAGGGGCTGACGAAATTCTGATTGAATTTTTTGACGGCGGTGAATTGGTTGCCGAGGTCATGGGAACGGACCCGAACACCGACATCGCCTTGCTGAAGGTCGAAACGAACGAACCACTGCCATTTGTGTCCTTTGGGGATAGCGACAGTTCGCGGGTCGGCGACTGGGTGATCGCGATGGGCAACCCGCTGGGGCAGGGGTTTTCCGTTTCGGCCGGGATCGTGTCGGCGCGCAACCGGGAACTCAGCGGTCGTTATGATGATTATATTCAGACCGATGCTGCGATTAACCGCGGAAACTCAGGTGGCCCGTTGTTCAACATGGACGGTGAAGTGATTGGCGTGAACACCGCTATTCTGTCACCGACCGGCGGCTCGATCGGTCTTGGGTTCTCGATGGCTTCAAATGTTGTGACGCGCGTCGTTGACCAGCTGCAGGAATTTGGCGAGACGCGGCGCGGCTGGCTGGGTGTGCAAATTCAGGACGTGACAGAGGACATGGCCGAAGCCATGGGGCTTGCGTCCACCGACGGTGCTGCTGTGAACGGTGTACTGGAGGGGCCTGCACTGGATGCAGGTATCGAGATCGGTGATGTGATCATCAGTTTTGACGGGCGCGACGTTGAAGACACACGCGGTCTTGTGCGTCAGGTCGGCAATACGCCTGTGGGCGAAGCGGTGCGCGTTGTCGTGCGGCGGGGCGATGAGACAAAAACCCTGCTTGTGACACTGGGCCGCCGTGAAGAAGCCGAAGGCGCGACACCTGCCGTCGCGCAGGCCCCGCAGGAAGATGCGCCGACCTCTGCTGAAATGATGGGCCTCACCTTGATGGTGCTGACCGATGAGTTGCGCGAGCAACTTGGTGCCAAACCGGAGACCGAAGGTCTGGCGGTCATGGAAGTGGACGAAGCGTCGGAAGCTTTTGAGAAGGGTCTGCGGTCGGGCGATGTCATCACCGAAGCAGGTCAGAAAAAAGTGACAAGCATCGCGGATCTTGAAACCCGTGTCGAGGAAGCCAAGGACGCAGGGCGCAAATCGCTGTTGTTACTCGTGCGACGTGCGGGCGATCCGCGTTTCGTGGCGCTGTCCCTCGCTGAATGA
- a CDS encoding DUF2065 domain-containing protein: MSTLLLALGLVMIIEGLAYALAPSLIERMLEMLRSLPETAVRQMGWLIAVSGLILVWAAWQLGGV; encoded by the coding sequence GTGAGCACGCTTCTTCTGGCCTTAGGGTTGGTTATGATTATCGAGGGGCTGGCCTATGCGCTGGCCCCTTCGCTTATTGAACGTATGCTTGAGATGCTGCGCTCCCTGCCGGAGACGGCGGTGCGGCAAATGGGCTGGCTGATCGCGGTGAGCGGGCTTATTCTGGTCTGGGCCGCCTGGCAGCTTGGCGGGGTTTGA